Proteins encoded in a region of the Haloarcula salinisoli genome:
- a CDS encoding 5-methyltetrahydropteroyltriglutamate--homocysteine methyltransferase, protein MIDYMSATTGLHPLPDWAKEELAELKGHQKQDLLTGDEGGEIVAAYDRARSDVVETQADAGLDLVSEGQLRWDDMLTHVLSVTENVETRGIVRYYDNNNFYRDPVVTGELEPTGDVARDVEQAMETTDATVGGVLPGPYSLAELASDEFYGEDRFLEALATFLADEAAELPDMDTVFLLEPSLAVDQPDEPVRVREAIETVADAIDASVLVHTYWGTVSETVYEQLLDASVDGVGFDLVTSRADSVSLVSEYGLTESVLLGVVNGQNTRLEDADDVRHTSREFVDRAAETPEQVYLSPNTELFYLPTNRCEAKLETLARAADTVEVST, encoded by the coding sequence ATGATAGATTACATGTCCGCCACTACTGGTCTGCACCCGCTCCCAGACTGGGCTAAGGAAGAGCTCGCTGAGTTGAAAGGGCATCAGAAACAGGATCTGCTCACTGGTGATGAGGGCGGTGAGATAGTGGCCGCATACGACCGTGCGCGGTCCGATGTGGTCGAAACACAGGCTGATGCTGGATTAGATCTCGTGAGTGAGGGACAGCTCCGATGGGACGACATGCTCACGCACGTCCTCTCGGTCACCGAGAACGTCGAAACCAGAGGGATTGTCCGGTACTACGACAATAACAACTTCTACCGGGACCCGGTCGTCACAGGTGAACTCGAACCGACCGGTGACGTGGCCCGAGATGTCGAGCAAGCTATGGAGACGACTGACGCCACGGTCGGTGGCGTCTTGCCCGGTCCGTATTCGCTCGCCGAGCTGGCCAGTGACGAGTTCTACGGAGAGGACCGGTTCCTCGAAGCGCTGGCGACGTTTCTCGCCGACGAAGCCGCGGAGTTACCGGACATGGATACGGTGTTTCTCCTCGAACCGTCGCTGGCAGTGGACCAGCCCGACGAACCTGTCCGTGTCCGGGAGGCCATCGAGACCGTCGCTGATGCCATCGACGCGTCCGTTCTCGTACACACCTACTGGGGGACCGTCTCCGAGACAGTGTACGAGCAGCTGCTGGATGCCTCCGTCGACGGTGTCGGGTTCGACCTCGTCACGTCACGTGCCGACTCGGTCTCGCTCGTCTCTGAGTACGGGCTCACCGAGTCAGTCCTCCTCGGCGTGGTGAACGGACAGAACACGCGGCTGGAAGATGCCGACGACGTACGACACACTAGCAGGGAGTTCGTCGACCGGGCGGCGGAGACACCAGAACAGGTGTACCTGAGTCCGAACACGGAGTTGTTCTATCTGCCGACGAACCGGTGTGAGGCCAAACTGGAGACGCTTGCACGAGCTGCCGACACCGTGGAGGTGTCGACGTAA